CTTTTAAAACAAATAAAAATTCCACATTTTTTTGAATATTAGAAGAAATTTTTTTAACCTTGTTCAAAAAAATCATTACTGGCAAATTACTATTTTCATTAGTACTTTGTCTTATATTGCTCATATTTCACACTCCTTTAAAGTTAATTACACACATTTTCAATAGACTTTATAAGTGTATCAACAACTTCAAATGAAATTTCTTCAAACGTAATAGGTTCATATTCAAAAGTTATTGGACTATAACTCATTCTTTGAAGCAATCCCATAACAGTTTGGTATATATACATTCCTGTCTTAGGAAGATTTATATCTTCTTTTAAAGATCTATCCTTAATTCCTTTTTCTAAAGCGTACTTAAGCAAACTTTGATTATAATCCTCTTTTGTAAAACTTTTATATTTTAATTTCAATTCTTCATTTAAATCATGAGAACTATAATAAAGATCAAATGAAACTATAAATTTCATTTCCTCCTTATGCTCTTTTGCAAAGTTTATCCAGGCATAAAGCACTGATTTCAAACTTTCCTTTCCATTGGAGCTAAAATCACTTTTTTCTTTTATAAACATCAGCATACTCTTTAATATATCCATTTGCACTTCGAATATTAATTCATCCATTATATTAAAATATTTATAAAAAGTAACCCTGCTTACTCCAGCTATATTACAAATATCAGTTATTTTTACATCATGAAAACTATGTTTCAAAAACAATTCTTTTCCTGTTTCAAGAATTTCTTCTCGATTTTTATTACTAATATTTAAATGCCAATTATTATTCATTTGTTCCACCTATCCATTACTTTATTACAGTTTTTATTTTTTAGTTAAATAAGGTAACAAAATCATTAACTATTGTTAACCTTTACAAAATCAATATCAAAAAATTCTTGCTTTAAACAATTCATATTAACCCTTTACATCTTGTAAATAATTATACACTGAACTTTACACCATGTAAATGGCAATAAACTTACATTTTTATATGAATTCACCAATTGATTTTCGTACTTAGCCTCATATTGATTAGGTGATAAATATTCACAATGATTATGTTTTTTAAAAAGCATCTATGTAGTTAAATCCCAATGGATATGCATGATTATAATCTAAAATTTAAAATCTATTTAATTAAAAG
The window above is part of the Clostridium saccharoperbutylacetonicum N1-4(HMT) genome. Proteins encoded here:
- a CDS encoding TetR/AcrR family transcriptional regulator, whose protein sequence is MNNNWHLNISNKNREEILETGKELFLKHSFHDVKITDICNIAGVSRVTFYKYFNIMDELIFEVQMDILKSMLMFIKEKSDFSSNGKESLKSVLYAWINFAKEHKEEMKFIVSFDLYYSSHDLNEELKLKYKSFTKEDYNQSLLKYALEKGIKDRSLKEDINLPKTGMYIYQTVMGLLQRMSYSPITFEYEPITFEEISFEVVDTLIKSIENVCN